In Ignavibacteria bacterium, the DNA window AGGACGGTACTGCGTTTTTAATGTTGTAGTGTTAATTCTAAATTCACTTCCGACTTTTTCATCATTTGCATTAAGCCTTTGTCCATAAATTCCAGATTCACTTCCATCTTGATTAATAGATGACCACACGATAACATAATTTCCATATCCATCAGAAGCAATTGCAGGCTCTCTTTGAGTTGTATCGGAATAGGTATTGACTTTAAATTCATTTCCTAAAATCAGGTTTTGACCGAAGCCAAAATGTAAGTTCATAAAAATAAAAACTATGATTGTAATAAATTTCATCTCACCCACTTCACTTCATTTGAAAATCAAGTAATGGGTAAACATTTGCAGAAACGTATTCGTAGTGCCACCATTCTGCTGTATATGACGTTAGTCCCCCAACATTCTGCATCATCGATTTAAGGAATATTCGGTTGTTTAAAATCTCTGGAGTAAAACCGGTATAATCGTGTCCGGCTTCCGGTCCGAAATAATCGAAATCCGTTCCCATGTTCAATTCCTGCCCTGTTGATAAATTAATGATCGTTAAATCGACAGCACTTCCTCTGTTATGCTTTGAGCCATTTGCCGGATCGGCAACATAAATTGGATTTGGAAAAATTTCCCACATTAGCCACTGAATAGTACGCGGACGGTAACCGTCAAAAATTTTTAATCCTAAATTGAGCTTGCGTAAGCTATCTTGAACGAGACCCAATCTTTGTGCAACCGCTCGGCTGATTAGACAAACATCCGTTGAATATAGTTTTTGATGAACAAAATTATTTGTGGAATTATAGCGCAAATCGAGCACGATATCCGGAATTAGCTCTTTAAGTTCAACCAATTCATCATCACCAACCTGGCTAAAGGTAACACTCGAAAAAAGAAAAACTGAAACTATGAGAAAGGCAAGACGCATATTTTCCTCGCATCAATTAATTTGATTTGAAAAAAAATACAAAATATTATTGGTTAATGAAAGCAGCGGCAGATTTACCAGGTATTATATAAGATAAATATCTTCTAAAAATGGAAGTGATTTTCTTACCTCATTTATTTTTTCCTTATGAAGATCTGCAGAAAAAATTCCTGCCTGATCAGTAATATCTAATAATTCAATTCCCATTGGATCAAAAACGCTGCTGTGACCATTATAACTCAGTTTCGGATCGCTCCCTACTCGATTTACACCAACCATATAACACTGATTTTCAACCGCTCTCGCACGCAGTAAAAGGAGCCAATGCTCGATCCGTGCAATCGGCCAATTTGCAATGTTGATTAGAATGTCGACTTTCTCTTTTCCGTAAAAACGATAAAGTTCAGGAAATCGCAAATCATAACAAATAGTAAGTCCGACTTTGAAATTGTCAATTTCGGTAATTACTGGCTTAGTTCCTCTGTGATAGAACTC includes these proteins:
- a CDS encoding M15 family metallopeptidase, whose translation is MRLAFLIVSVFLFSSVTFSQVGDDELVELKELIPDIVLDLRYNSTNNFVHQKLYSTDVCLISRAVAQRLGLVQDSLRKLNLGLKIFDGYRPRTIQWLMWEIFPNPIYVADPANGSKHNRGSAVDLTIINLSTGQELNMGTDFDYFGPEAGHDYTGFTPEILNNRIFLKSMMQNVGGLTSYTAEWWHYEYVSANVYPLLDFQMK
- a CDS encoding carbon-nitrogen family hydrolase; translated protein: MKMKIGLAQYSPVWEDKKANQIKIENLLYNFKEDISLLILPELSLTGFTMHSDKFAESLNGESVLYFKNLATKRAVHVFTGIIERDQDKIFNTLLHINPEGELIGKYRKIHPFSYSRENEFYHRGTKPVITEIDNFKVGLTICYDLRFPELYRFYGKEKVDILINIANWPIARIEHWLLLLRARAVENQCYMVGVNRVGSDPKLSYNGHSSVFDPMGIELLDITDQAGIFSADLHKEKINEVRKSLPFLEDIYLI